atacacacacatatccACAGCTCAACTACACAGAGGAATCAACTGCAATGCAAGTAGCAGCGAAGACAACCGAGATCGTCCCACTGGGTGGCCCAATCGCAGTGAATGGAGAGGCAGGGACAAGGAAGCTTGAGGACTCGTACGAGTTAGTCAGGCGGCTAGCGAGTGGAAAAGCTGTGGTGGTGTTCAGCATGAGCGGGTGCTGCATGTGCACTGTGGCCAAGCGCCTGCTTTTTGGCCTCGGAGTCGGGCCGACCATCATCGAGCTGGACGAGCTTGATGTCGGTGGAGGCAGTGCCAGTGGTGATATCCAAGCAGTCCTCAAACAGCTTGCTGCCGAGGGCCAGCAGACGATCCCCACCATGTTCGTGGGCGGCAAGTACTTGGGCGGCATCGA
Above is a window of Punica granatum isolate Tunisia-2019 chromosome 7, ASM765513v2, whole genome shotgun sequence DNA encoding:
- the LOC116215328 gene encoding glutaredoxin-C9-like → MQVAAKTTEIVPLGGPIAVNGEAGTRKLEDSYELVRRLASGKAVVVFSMSGCCMCTVAKRLLFGLGVGPTIIELDELDVGGGSASGDIQAVLKQLAAEGQQTIPTMFVGGKYLGGIETLMACHINGTLIPLLKDAGALWL